CTCTTAGATAAGAGCATTCAAGTTAGTTATTTCCCAAATTATAATTCAAGAAACAAAAAGCCGCACTTCAAATGTGAAGGTGCGGTTTTTGTATATTCTCTCAAATTATTTCGTAAACCGATTCTCAAACAACGGAGTAACGGAACGGTTCTCCTGAATCCGCATGATGGCACGACCCATCAATGGGCCAACCGAAACAACGTCGAGTTTGTCCATGTGCTTGTCAGCTGGCAAATTGATTGAGTCAGTGACAACGACCTTTTCAATGGCCGAGTGGGTCAAGCGTTCAACCGCCGGGCCAGAGAAAATGGCGTGGGTTGCGGCAACCAGCACTTCAGTTGCGCCGGCATCCCTTAAGGCTTGAGCCGCCAGCGTGATGGTGCCGGCAGTGTCGATCATGTCGTCGATGATGATACATTGCTTGCCGGTCACATTACCGACAATGTTCATGACCTCGGCAACGTTTGGCCGCGGACGCCGCTTGTCGATAATGGCAATTGGGGCTTTAAGGAATTCCGCTAACTTACGGGCGCGGGTCACACCGCCATGATCGGGCGAAACCACAACCGTATCGGCACCGTCATAATGATTACGCAAGAAGTAGTCAGCCAACAAAGGCGCGCCCACAAGGTGATCCACCGGAATATCGAAGAAGCCTTGAATTTGGGCGGCGTGCAAGTCAAGTGCCAGCACACGGGTCGCACCCGCGTGTTCAAGCATGTTGGCTACCAGTTTCGCCGTAATCGGTTCGCGGGAACGGGCTTTGCGATCCTGCCGCGCGTAACCGTAATAAGGCATCACAACATTGATCGTATGGGCAGATGCCCGCCGCAACGCATCAATCATAATCAGCAATTCCATCAAGTTGTCATTCACTGGGCTGGATGTCGACTGGATCAGATAAACATCATCCCCGCGAATACTTTCTTCGATGTTGATCTGAATCTCACCATCGCTAAAACGTTTCACTGAGGACTTCCCTAGCTTGACGCCAACCTCAGCAGCAATTTTTTCTGCTAACGGCTTGTTCGAATTCAAGGCAAAAATCTTTAATCTCGGGTCACCGTATTGCTCAGACATATGTTCCTCCATGAAATATTATAGGCTGCGAAAAATTGTTCCACAAAAAGCTTAGCGGATTGACGGAAAAAAGCAAGCACATGAGACGAATTATAACCTAATTCCAATCTGGATCGTTCGCGACCGGCAACCGTTTCCAGTAATCCTCTTTGGTTGTTTGCCGGGCACGAGCGATGGCCATTGCGTGAAACGGTACGTCTTTGGTAATAGTGGATCCGGCCGCGATAAAGCTGTGGTCTGCCACTTCAACCGGCGCAACGATATTCGAATTGGAGCCGATAAATGCATGATCGCCGATGGTACTTTCCCACTTTTTGACCCCGTCATAGTTGACGAATACCACGCCGCACCCTACGTTAATGTCAGTACCGAGTGTTGCGTTGCCGACATATGTGAGATGGCCAACCTTAGTGCGTGCACCGATTTTGGCCTTCTTAATTTCCACAAAGTTGCCCAAATGGACATATTCGCCAATGTCAGCATCCGGCCGCAAATGCGAGTTCGGACCGATGTCGCTGTGGGCATGCATGATGGCGTGTTCGATCGTTGAACTCGTGACCGTTACATCATTTTCCAGAGTGGCATCGACGAGTTCGGAATGCGTGCCAATGTGGCAATCTTCGCCGATCACGGTCTTACCTTTCAAATAAACGCCCGGTTCGATCACGGTGTCGGCGCCAATTTGAACATCTGAATCAATGTAGGTGGTTGCCGGATCGATTAAGGTAACGCCGTTGCGCACATGCTGTTCGTTGATCCGTTGTTGCATGATCCGAGTCGCCTTGGCCAGCGCGACCCGATCATTGACGCCTAGCGATTCGGTATAATACGGCATTTGATATGCGGCTACCTTTTCACCGGCTTCACGCAAAATACCGAGAACATCCGGCAAATAATATTCGCCTTGCGCATTGTTGTTCTTAACCGAATGCAGTGCCTTAAACAGCGACTGATTATCGAAAACGTAAACACCTGTGTTGATTTCAGAAATGAGTGCCTCTTCTGGGGTGGCATCTTTTTGCTCGACGTTCTTGATGA
Above is a window of Lacticaseibacillus casei DSM 20011 = JCM 1134 = ATCC 393 DNA encoding:
- a CDS encoding ribose-phosphate diphosphokinase, which codes for MSEQYGDPRLKIFALNSNKPLAEKIAAEVGVKLGKSSVKRFSDGEIQINIEESIRGDDVYLIQSTSSPVNDNLMELLIMIDALRRASAHTINVVMPYYGYARQDRKARSREPITAKLVANMLEHAGATRVLALDLHAAQIQGFFDIPVDHLVGAPLLADYFLRNHYDGADTVVVSPDHGGVTRARKLAEFLKAPIAIIDKRRPRPNVAEVMNIVGNVTGKQCIIIDDMIDTAGTITLAAQALRDAGATEVLVAATHAIFSGPAVERLTHSAIEKVVVTDSINLPADKHMDKLDVVSVGPLMGRAIMRIQENRSVTPLFENRFTK
- the glmU gene encoding bifunctional UDP-N-acetylglucosamine diphosphorylase/glucosamine-1-phosphate N-acetyltransferase GlmU, with the protein product MSKKFTIILAAGKGTRMKSKYYKVLQPVCGKSMVEHVVSQVEAIHPDAIVTIVGHGAEAVEKTLGDRTKFVLQEEQLGTGHAVLQAEPLLGQKDGATLIISGDTPLFTAKTLNDLFAYHEAKGAKATILTANAPDPTGYGRIIRDADGNVIKNVEQKDATPEEALISEINTGVYVFDNQSLFKALHSVKNNNAQGEYYLPDVLGILREAGEKVAAYQMPYYTESLGVNDRVALAKATRIMQQRINEQHVRNGVTLIDPATTYIDSDVQIGADTVIEPGVYLKGKTVIGEDCHIGTHSELVDATLENDVTVTSSTIEHAIMHAHSDIGPNSHLRPDADIGEYVHLGNFVEIKKAKIGARTKVGHLTYVGNATLGTDINVGCGVVFVNYDGVKKWESTIGDHAFIGSNSNIVAPVEVADHSFIAAGSTITKDVPFHAMAIARARQTTKEDYWKRLPVANDPDWN